In a genomic window of Streptomyces katrae:
- the cobN gene encoding cobaltochelatase subunit CobN, translated as MILLLSTSDTDLLSARAANTAGGPVPYRFANPSRLPLDDLPGLLDGAELVVVRLLGGLRAWQEGLDVLLAPGQTRPVVVLTGEQAPDAQLMEASTVPIGIAAEAHGYLAHGGPANLGQLARFLSDTVLLTGHGFEPPAASPTWGPLERPATEATGPQVAVLYYRAHQMSGNTAFVHALCDAIEAKGGRPLPLYVSSLRTPEPELLQALSGADAVITTVLAAGGTRPATASAGGDDESWDAGALAGLGVPILQALCLTGSRGNWEENDEGLSPLDAATQVAVPEFDGRLITVPFSFKEIDEDGLPAYVADAERAARVAGIAVRHARLRHIAAADKKIALVLSAYPTKHSRIGNAVGLDTPASAVELLRTLISAGYDFGPAADIPGLVSGDGDELIRALIEAGGHDQDWLTEEQLARNPVRIPAADYKRWFAELPADLRESVEEHWGEAPGNMFVDRSSNPDGDIVLAALRRGNLLILIQPPRGFGENPIAIYHDPDLPPSHHYLAAYRWIQASAADGGFGADAMIHLGKHGNLEWLPGKNAGLSASCSPDAALGDLPLVYPFLVNDPGEGTQAKRRVHATLVDHLVPPMARAESYGDIARLEQHLDEYAQISSMDPSKLPAIRAQIWTLIQAAKLDHDLGLDERPDDDGFDDFLLHVDGWLCEVKDAQIRDGLHVLGGAPTGEARVNLILSILRARQIWGGTSALPGLREALGLDESAATRTAADTVEETARALVQAMEDANWSPEAVATISAGHPQAVSDILTFAANEVAPRLAGTTAEITNVLTALDGGFVPAGPSGSPLRGLVNVLPTGRNFYSVDPKAVPSRLAWETGQALADSLLARYRADHADEWPASVGLSLWGTSAMRTAGDDVAEALALLGIRPVWDEASRRVTGIEAIPLSELARPRIDVTLRISGFFRDAFPHVIGLLDDAVRLAASLDEPHAENFIRAHAQADLAAHGDERKATTRIFGSRPGTYGAGILQLIDSRDWRTDADLAEVYTVWGGYAYGRGLEGRPARTEMETAYKRITVAAKNTDTREHDIADSDDYFQYHGGMVATVRALRGTAPEAYIGDSTRPETVKTRTLVEETSRVFRARVVNPKWIEAMRRHGYKGAFELAATVDYLFGYDATTGVVADWMYDKLTETYVLDPENRAFLEEANPWALHGIAERLLEAESRGMWEKPDPQILESLRQVYLDTEGNLEGDSD; from the coding sequence ATGATCCTGCTGCTGTCGACGTCCGACACCGATCTGCTCAGCGCCCGCGCCGCGAACACCGCCGGCGGCCCCGTGCCGTACCGGTTCGCGAACCCCTCCCGCCTCCCCCTCGACGACCTCCCCGGCCTCCTCGACGGCGCCGAGCTGGTCGTCGTACGCCTCCTCGGCGGCCTGCGCGCCTGGCAGGAGGGCCTCGACGTGCTCCTCGCCCCCGGCCAGACCCGCCCCGTGGTGGTCCTGACCGGCGAACAGGCCCCGGACGCCCAGCTGATGGAGGCCTCCACGGTCCCGATCGGCATCGCCGCCGAGGCGCACGGCTACCTCGCGCACGGCGGCCCGGCCAACCTCGGCCAGCTGGCCCGCTTCCTCTCCGACACGGTCCTGCTCACCGGCCACGGCTTCGAGCCCCCGGCCGCCTCCCCCACCTGGGGCCCCCTGGAGCGCCCCGCCACGGAGGCGACCGGCCCCCAGGTCGCGGTGCTCTACTACCGCGCCCACCAGATGAGCGGCAACACCGCCTTCGTCCACGCCCTGTGCGACGCCATCGAGGCCAAGGGCGGCCGCCCGCTCCCCCTGTACGTCTCCTCCCTGCGCACGCCCGAGCCGGAACTCCTCCAGGCCCTGTCCGGCGCGGACGCGGTCATCACCACCGTCCTCGCCGCCGGCGGCACCCGCCCCGCCACCGCCTCGGCGGGCGGGGACGACGAGTCCTGGGACGCGGGCGCCCTGGCCGGTCTCGGCGTGCCGATCCTCCAGGCCCTGTGCCTGACGGGCTCGCGCGGCAACTGGGAGGAGAACGACGAGGGCCTGTCCCCGCTCGACGCCGCCACCCAGGTCGCCGTGCCCGAGTTCGACGGCCGGCTGATCACCGTCCCGTTCTCCTTCAAGGAGATCGACGAGGACGGCCTGCCCGCCTACGTCGCCGACGCCGAACGCGCCGCCCGCGTGGCCGGCATCGCCGTCCGCCACGCCCGCCTGCGGCACATCGCCGCCGCCGACAAGAAGATCGCGCTGGTCCTCTCCGCGTACCCCACCAAGCACTCCCGCATCGGCAACGCGGTCGGCCTGGACACCCCGGCCAGCGCGGTGGAACTCCTGCGCACCCTCATCTCGGCCGGTTACGACTTCGGCCCCGCCGCCGACATCCCGGGCCTGGTCTCCGGCGACGGCGACGAGCTGATCCGCGCCCTGATCGAGGCCGGCGGCCACGACCAGGACTGGCTCACCGAGGAGCAGCTGGCCCGCAACCCGGTCCGCATCCCGGCGGCCGACTACAAGCGCTGGTTCGCCGAGCTGCCCGCGGACCTCCGCGAGAGCGTCGAGGAGCACTGGGGCGAAGCCCCCGGCAACATGTTCGTGGACCGCTCCTCGAACCCGGACGGCGACATCGTCCTCGCCGCCCTGCGCCGTGGGAACCTCCTCATCCTCATCCAGCCGCCGCGCGGCTTCGGCGAGAACCCGATCGCGATCTACCACGACCCGGACCTGCCGCCCTCGCACCACTACCTGGCCGCCTACCGCTGGATCCAGGCATCGGCCGCCGACGGCGGCTTCGGCGCCGACGCCATGATCCACCTGGGCAAGCACGGCAACCTCGAATGGCTGCCCGGCAAGAACGCGGGCCTGTCCGCCTCCTGCTCCCCGGACGCGGCCCTCGGCGACCTCCCCCTCGTCTACCCCTTCCTGGTCAACGACCCGGGCGAGGGCACCCAGGCCAAGCGCCGGGTGCACGCCACCCTGGTCGACCACCTGGTCCCGCCGATGGCGCGCGCCGAGTCGTACGGCGACATCGCCCGCCTCGAACAGCACCTGGACGAGTACGCCCAGATCAGCTCCATGGACCCGTCCAAGCTCCCGGCGATCCGCGCACAGATCTGGACCCTGATCCAGGCGGCGAAGCTCGACCACGACCTCGGCCTGGACGAACGCCCCGACGACGACGGCTTCGACGACTTCCTCCTCCACGTCGACGGCTGGCTGTGCGAGGTCAAGGACGCCCAGATCCGCGACGGCCTGCACGTCCTGGGCGGCGCCCCGACCGGTGAGGCCCGCGTCAACCTGATCCTGTCCATCCTGCGCGCCCGCCAGATCTGGGGCGGCACCTCCGCCCTGCCCGGCCTGCGCGAGGCCCTCGGCCTCGACGAGTCGGCGGCCACCCGCACCGCGGCGGACACCGTCGAGGAGACGGCCCGCGCCCTGGTCCAGGCGATGGAGGACGCGAACTGGTCCCCCGAGGCGGTAGCCACCATCTCGGCCGGCCACCCTCAGGCGGTCTCCGACATCCTCACCTTCGCGGCGAACGAGGTGGCCCCCCGCCTGGCCGGCACCACGGCCGAGATCACGAACGTCCTCACCGCCCTGGACGGCGGCTTCGTCCCGGCCGGCCCCTCCGGCTCCCCCCTCCGCGGCCTGGTCAACGTCCTCCCGACGGGCCGCAACTTCTACTCGGTCGACCCGAAGGCCGTCCCCTCCCGCCTCGCGTGGGAGACGGGCCAGGCCCTGGCCGACTCCCTCCTGGCCCGCTACCGCGCGGACCACGCCGACGAGTGGCCGGCCTCGGTCGGCCTGTCCCTCTGGGGCACGAGCGCGATGCGCACGGCGGGCGACGACGTGGCCGAAGCCCTCGCCCTCCTGGGCATCCGCCCGGTCTGGGACGAGGCCTCCCGCCGCGTCACGGGCATCGAAGCGATCCCCCTGTCGGAACTCGCCCGCCCCCGAATCGACGTCACCCTCCGCATCTCGGGCTTCTTCCGCGACGCGTTCCCGCACGTCATCGGCCTCCTGGACGACGCGGTCCGCCTGGCGGCCTCCCTGGACGAACCGCACGCCGAGAACTTCATCCGCGCCCACGCCCAGGCCGACCTCGCCGCCCACGGCGACGAACGCAAGGCCACCACCCGCATCTTCGGCTCCCGCCCGGGCACCTACGGCGCGGGCATCCTCCAGCTGATCGACTCCCGCGACTGGCGCACCGACGCCGACCTCGCGGAGGTCTACACGGTCTGGGGCGGCTACGCCTACGGCCGCGGCCTCGAAGGCCGCCCGGCCCGCACCGAGATGGAGACGGCGTACAAGCGCATCACGGTCGCCGCAAAAAACACGGACACCCGAGAGCACGACATCGCCGACTCGGACGACTACTTCCAGTACCACGGCGGCATGGTGGCCACGGTCCGCGCCCTGCGCGGCACGGCCCCCGAGGCCTACATCGGCGACTCCACCCGCCCGGAAACGGTCAAGACCCGCACTCTCGTCGAAGAAACCAGCCGCGTCTTCCGCGCCCGCGTGGTCAACCCCAAGTGGATCGAGGCGATGCGCCGCCACGGCTACAAGGGCGCCTTCGAACTCGCGGCGACGGTCGACTACCTCTTCGGCTACGACGCCACAACGGGCGTGGTCGCAGACTGGATGTACGACAAGCTGACGGAAACCTACGTCCTGGACCCCGAGAACCGCGCCTTCCTGGAGGAGGCCAACCCCTGGGCCCTCCACGGCATCGCGGAACGCCTCCTGGAAGCCGAATCCCGCGGCATGTGGGAAAAGCCGGACCCCCAGATCCTGGAATCCCTCCGCCAGGTCTACCTGGACACGGAAGGCAACCTGGAGGGCGACTCCGACTAA
- a CDS encoding precorrin-8X methylmutase: MSEYTVFEYEKDGAAIYRQSFATIRAEADLSGLPASVAQVAVRMIHACGMTDLPQDLGYTPEVVLRARAALHAGAPVLCDVQMVASGVTRKRLPAGNEVICTLSDPAVPALAAKMGTTRSAAALEVWRDRGLLENSVIAVGNAPTALFRLLEMIEEGAPRPAAVIGVPVGFIGAAESKDALAAHPSGLDHLIVRGRRGGSAIAAAAVNAIASEEE, from the coding sequence ATGAGCGAGTACACCGTGTTCGAGTACGAGAAGGACGGCGCCGCGATCTACCGCCAGTCCTTTGCCACGATCCGCGCCGAGGCGGACCTCTCCGGGCTGCCCGCCTCGGTCGCCCAGGTCGCGGTGCGCATGATTCACGCCTGCGGCATGACCGACCTCCCCCAGGACCTCGGCTACACCCCCGAGGTCGTCCTGCGCGCCCGCGCCGCGCTGCACGCCGGCGCGCCGGTCCTGTGCGACGTGCAGATGGTCGCCAGCGGCGTCACCCGCAAGCGGCTGCCCGCCGGCAACGAGGTGATCTGCACCCTCTCCGACCCGGCCGTGCCCGCGCTCGCCGCGAAGATGGGCACCACCCGCAGCGCCGCAGCCCTCGAAGTCTGGCGTGACCGGGGCCTGTTGGAGAACTCCGTCATCGCCGTCGGCAACGCCCCGACCGCGCTGTTCCGGCTGCTGGAGATGATCGAGGAGGGCGCCCCGCGCCCCGCCGCCGTCATCGGCGTGCCCGTGGGCTTCATCGGCGCCGCCGAGTCCAAGGACGCCCTCGCCGCCCACCCCTCGGGCCTCGACCACCTGATCGTGCGCGGCCGGCGCGGCGGCAGCGCCATCGCGGCCGCCGCGGTCAACGCGATCGCGAGCGAGGAAGAATGA
- a CDS encoding precorrin-2 C(20)-methyltransferase: protein MSGTDHNTAKGKLYGVGLGPGDPSLMTLRAVEVIAQADVVAYHSARHGRSIARSIAAKHLRADHVEEPLVYPVTTETTDHPGGYQGAMEEFYEASAARLAAHLDAGRTVAVLAEGDPLFYGSYMHMHKRLADRYEAEVVPGVTSVSAAAARLGTPLVEGEEVLTILPGTLPEEELTARLAATDSAVVMKLGRTFPAVRRAMEGSGRLAEARYVERATMEGERTGVLADTDPDSVPYFAVAVVPSRIGNPGSAPSGPGEVVVVGTGPAGPLWLTPETKRALADAEVLVGYTTYLDRVPVKPGQVRHGSDNKVESERAEFALDLARRGKRVAVVSGGDPGVFAMATAVLEVAGQAPYADVPVRVLPGVTAANAAAAAAGAPLGHDYATLSLSDRLKPWEVIAERLRAAAAADLVLALYNPGSRSRTWQVAQARELLLELRAPQTPVVVARDVGGPEQSVRIVTLAELEPSEVDMRTILLIGSSQTQVTERPDGSRVTWTPRRYP from the coding sequence ATGAGCGGCACGGACCACAACACGGCGAAGGGCAAGCTGTACGGGGTCGGGCTCGGGCCCGGCGACCCGTCGTTGATGACCCTGCGGGCCGTCGAGGTGATAGCGCAAGCGGACGTCGTCGCCTACCACAGCGCCCGCCACGGCCGTTCCATCGCCCGCTCGATCGCCGCGAAGCACCTGCGCGCCGACCACGTCGAGGAGCCGCTGGTCTACCCGGTCACCACCGAGACCACCGACCACCCCGGCGGCTACCAGGGCGCGATGGAGGAGTTCTACGAGGCCTCCGCCGCCCGCCTGGCCGCGCACCTGGACGCCGGCCGGACCGTCGCCGTGCTCGCGGAGGGCGACCCGCTCTTCTACGGCTCGTACATGCACATGCACAAGCGGCTCGCCGACCGCTACGAGGCGGAGGTCGTCCCCGGCGTCACCTCGGTGAGCGCCGCCGCCGCCCGCCTCGGCACCCCGCTGGTCGAGGGCGAGGAGGTGCTGACGATCCTGCCCGGCACCCTGCCCGAGGAGGAGCTCACCGCCCGCCTCGCCGCCACCGATTCGGCCGTCGTCATGAAGCTCGGCCGTACCTTCCCCGCCGTGCGGCGGGCGATGGAGGGCAGCGGCCGGCTGGCGGAGGCCCGTTACGTCGAGCGCGCCACGATGGAGGGCGAGCGGACCGGGGTCCTCGCGGACACCGACCCCGACAGCGTCCCGTACTTCGCCGTCGCCGTCGTGCCCAGCCGCATCGGCAACCCGGGCAGCGCGCCGTCCGGGCCCGGCGAGGTCGTCGTCGTCGGCACCGGCCCGGCCGGGCCGCTGTGGCTGACCCCCGAGACGAAGCGGGCGCTGGCCGACGCCGAGGTACTGGTCGGGTACACCACCTACCTGGACCGGGTGCCGGTCAAGCCGGGCCAGGTGCGGCACGGCTCCGACAACAAGGTGGAGTCCGAGCGGGCCGAGTTCGCCCTCGACCTCGCCCGGCGCGGCAAGCGGGTCGCGGTGGTGTCCGGCGGCGACCCCGGGGTCTTCGCCATGGCCACGGCGGTCTTGGAGGTGGCCGGCCAGGCCCCCTACGCGGACGTGCCCGTACGGGTGCTGCCGGGCGTGACGGCGGCCAACGCGGCGGCCGCCGCGGCCGGGGCCCCGCTGGGCCACGACTACGCCACCCTCTCGCTCTCCGACCGGCTCAAGCCGTGGGAGGTCATCGCGGAGCGGCTGCGCGCGGCCGCCGCCGCCGATCTGGTGCTCGCCCTGTACAACCCGGGCTCGCGCAGCCGGACCTGGCAGGTGGCCCAGGCACGGGAACTGCTGCTGGAGCTGCGCGCGCCGCAGACGCCGGTGGTCGTGGCCCGGGACGTGGGCGGCCCGGAGCAGTCGGTGCGGATCGTCACGCTGGCCGAACTGGAGCCGTCCGAGGTGGACATGCGGACGATCCTGCTGATCGGCTCCTCGCAGACGCAGGTGACCGAGCGGCCCGACGGGTCGCGGGTGACGTGGACGCCGCGCCGCTATCCGTGA
- a CDS encoding cobalt-precorrin-6A reductase: MSAEPPHTVREPARHVLILGGTTEARRLAEALARDPAYASSYRVTNSLAGRVGSPVLPPGETRIGGFGGVEGLARWITAHGVTHVVDATHPFAERMSFHAAGAEVLTGVPVLALRRPGWSPGPGDAWTFADDLAGAAAVLPSLGGRAFLTTGRTGLHAFAHLTGTWFLVRSVDPPEGPVPPRLETVLARGPFGLEEERELMARHRIDVLVTKDSGGDATAPKLTAAREAGIPVLVVRRPPVPEGPARAESVDAALRWLGDGAGRAP, translated from the coding sequence ATGTCTGCTGAGCCGCCGCACACCGTACGGGAGCCCGCGCGGCACGTCCTGATCCTGGGCGGCACGACCGAGGCCCGCCGGCTGGCGGAGGCACTGGCGCGGGACCCCGCGTACGCGTCCTCGTACCGGGTGACGAACTCCCTCGCGGGCCGGGTCGGCTCGCCGGTGCTGCCGCCGGGCGAGACCCGGATCGGCGGGTTCGGCGGGGTCGAGGGGCTGGCCCGCTGGATCACCGCCCACGGGGTCACGCACGTCGTCGACGCCACGCACCCCTTCGCCGAGCGGATGAGCTTCCACGCGGCCGGGGCGGAGGTGCTCACGGGCGTGCCCGTGCTGGCGCTGCGGCGGCCGGGCTGGAGTCCGGGCCCGGGCGACGCCTGGACGTTCGCGGACGACCTGGCGGGCGCCGCCGCCGTGCTGCCGTCCCTCGGCGGGCGGGCCTTCCTGACCACCGGACGGACGGGCCTGCACGCCTTCGCGCACCTCACCGGCACCTGGTTCCTGGTGCGTTCGGTGGACCCGCCGGAGGGGCCGGTGCCGCCCCGCCTGGAGACCGTGCTGGCCCGCGGCCCGTTCGGGCTGGAGGAGGAGCGGGAGCTGATGGCCCGTCACCGCATCGACGTCCTGGTCACCAAGGACAGCGGCGGCGACGCGACGGCCCCCAAGCTCACCGCCGCCCGGGAGGCCGGGATCCCGGTGCTGGTCGTGCGCCGTCCGCCGGTACCGGAGGGTCCGGCCCGGGCGGAGTCGGTGGACGCGGCCCTGCGCTGGCTCGGGGACGGAGCGGGCCGCGCCCCTTAG
- the cobM gene encoding precorrin-4 C(11)-methyltransferase, translating into MTVYFIGAGPGAADLITVRGARTLAAAPVCLYAGSLVPRELLEECPEGARLVDTSRLNLDEIIAECVRAHEAGLDVARLHSGDPSIFSAVAEQMRRLDAAGIPYEVVPGVPAFAAAAASLKRELTVPTVGQTVILTRIAQQATPMPPGEDLATLGRSGALLVLHLATRYVDRVVEELLPHYGAECPVAVVAMASRPDELILRGTLADIAGQVKEAGLVRTAVIVVGRTLGAEQFRDSHLYSPERDRHVC; encoded by the coding sequence ATGACCGTGTACTTCATCGGCGCGGGCCCCGGCGCCGCCGACCTCATCACCGTACGCGGCGCCCGCACCCTCGCCGCCGCCCCGGTCTGCCTCTACGCCGGCAGCCTGGTCCCGCGCGAGCTCCTGGAGGAGTGCCCCGAGGGGGCCCGGCTGGTCGACACCTCCCGGCTGAACCTCGACGAGATCATCGCCGAGTGCGTACGGGCCCACGAGGCGGGCCTGGACGTGGCGCGGCTGCACTCGGGCGACCCCTCCATCTTCAGCGCCGTCGCCGAGCAGATGCGGCGCCTGGACGCGGCGGGCATCCCGTACGAGGTCGTCCCGGGCGTGCCGGCGTTCGCGGCGGCGGCGGCCTCCCTCAAGCGGGAGCTGACCGTGCCCACCGTCGGCCAGACCGTGATCCTGACCCGGATCGCCCAGCAGGCCACCCCGATGCCGCCCGGCGAGGACCTGGCCACGCTCGGCCGCAGCGGCGCCCTGCTGGTGCTGCACCTGGCCACCCGCTACGTGGACCGGGTCGTGGAGGAACTGCTGCCGCACTACGGGGCCGAGTGCCCGGTGGCGGTGGTGGCGATGGCCAGCCGCCCCGACGAGCTGATCCTGCGCGGGACGCTCGCCGACATCGCGGGACAGGTGAAGGAGGCGGGACTGGTGCGCACCGCCGTCATCGTGGTGGGGCGGACGCTGGGCGCGGAGCAGTTCCGCGACAGCCACCTCTACTCCCCCGAGCGCGACCGGCATGTCTGCTGA
- the cbiE gene encoding precorrin-6y C5,15-methyltransferase (decarboxylating) subunit CbiE: MAVAVVGLGADGWAGLTDTARGALAGAEVLIGGPRQLDLLPAGECAGLRVAWPSPLRPAVPKLMAEHAGRRIAVLASGDPMFYGIGRALCEELGPDALRVHPHPSSVSYACARLGWPVEDTEVVTVVGRPVARVAAALHEGRRLLVLSAGAATPGEIAALLRERGFGPSRMRVLEQLGSEREDVYGGTADTWEHGPGDPLNVVAVECRRDPGAAVPRLGATPGLPDAAYEHDGQLTKRHVRAATLCALAPAPGELLWDIGGGSGSIGIEWMRTHPSCRAVAVERVPERAGRITRNAAALGVPGLRVVVGAAPAALEGLPAPDAVFIGGGLTAPGLLDAAWAALAPGGRLVVNTVTLESEAVLAGQHRRLGGELVKLSVAHAVPVGGFTGWRQAMPVTQWSVTKPKHQGE, translated from the coding sequence ATGGCCGTGGCCGTCGTCGGTCTCGGCGCCGACGGCTGGGCCGGGCTCACCGACACCGCCCGGGGCGCGCTGGCCGGCGCCGAGGTGCTGATCGGCGGGCCCCGGCAGCTGGACCTCCTCCCGGCCGGCGAGTGCGCCGGGCTGCGGGTGGCGTGGCCGAGCCCGCTGCGGCCCGCCGTGCCGAAGCTGATGGCCGAGCACGCCGGGCGCCGGATCGCGGTACTGGCAAGCGGGGACCCGATGTTCTACGGGATCGGCCGCGCGCTCTGCGAGGAGCTGGGCCCCGACGCGCTCCGCGTCCACCCGCACCCCTCCTCCGTCTCCTACGCCTGCGCCCGCCTGGGCTGGCCGGTGGAGGACACCGAGGTCGTGACCGTCGTCGGCCGGCCCGTGGCCCGGGTGGCGGCCGCACTGCACGAGGGGCGGCGGCTGCTGGTGCTCAGCGCCGGAGCGGCCACCCCGGGCGAGATCGCCGCCCTCCTGCGGGAGCGGGGCTTCGGCCCCAGCCGGATGCGGGTCCTGGAACAGCTCGGCTCCGAGCGCGAGGACGTGTACGGGGGCACCGCGGACACCTGGGAGCACGGGCCCGGCGATCCCCTCAACGTGGTCGCCGTGGAGTGCCGCCGGGATCCCGGCGCGGCGGTCCCCCGGCTCGGCGCCACCCCCGGCCTGCCCGACGCCGCGTACGAGCACGACGGGCAGCTCACCAAGCGCCACGTCCGTGCCGCGACCCTCTGCGCGCTGGCCCCCGCCCCCGGCGAACTGCTGTGGGACATCGGCGGCGGCTCCGGCTCGATCGGCATCGAGTGGATGCGCACGCACCCCTCCTGCCGCGCCGTGGCCGTCGAACGCGTCCCGGAGCGGGCCGGGCGCATCACCCGCAACGCGGCGGCCCTCGGCGTCCCGGGCCTGCGCGTGGTCGTCGGCGCGGCCCCGGCGGCCCTGGAGGGACTGCCCGCCCCCGACGCCGTGTTCATCGGCGGCGGGCTCACCGCGCCGGGCCTGCTCGACGCCGCCTGGGCGGCGCTCGCGCCCGGCGGCCGGCTGGTCGTCAACACGGTGACGCTGGAGTCGGAGGCGGTCCTCGCCGGGCAGCACCGGCGCCTCGGCGGCGAACTGGTGAAGCTGTCCGTCGCGCACGCCGTGCCGGTCGGCGGCTTCACCGGCTGGCGACAGGCGATGCCCGTCACCCAGTGGTCCGTGACGAAGCCGAAGCACCAAGGAGAATGA
- a CDS encoding NAD(P)/FAD-dependent oxidoreductase — MDDTPDNHPAGSDDAHVRPRAAGPARGPDHPQDDGDDGGGHAVVLGAGLAGLLTARVLAEHFARVTVLERDELPEHGPAFRPGVPQSRHAHVLWSRGIEAMERLLPGITAELTGAGAALLESPRDFLWLSPADWFQPVPGARMLVGSRELLDWTLCRAVRRDRRIEVLGGRLVTGLVAGPDGRSVTGVTLRDRAPLAARLVVDATGRTSRTPAWLAALGHPAPEVTRYDSHLGYSSRLYALPEAPAAGPAARRWRGMYVQGRTDLPRGGVLVPLEDGRWLATLVGNGEHAPPTKDPEFLEFTRTLRSPALYEAVRDAEPLTEPAGFRATANEWRHYERLDRWPDGLLVIGDAACRFNPVYGHGMTVAATAAHALGEALAGLPARRIPAECPTLQRRTAAASAVAWQIATSEDLRYPWTEGPPPDRATRVLQRYMSRVMAGANSDPAISAPFFGVLSLSAPPNTLLAPGTMLRVLSKWRLPTAPDAPPYPPHHTR, encoded by the coding sequence ATGGACGACACTCCGGACAACCACCCAGCAGGCTCGGACGACGCCCACGTACGCCCCCGCGCGGCCGGCCCGGCCCGCGGCCCCGACCACCCCCAGGACGACGGAGACGACGGCGGCGGCCACGCCGTGGTCCTCGGGGCCGGGCTCGCCGGGCTGCTGACGGCGCGGGTCCTCGCGGAGCACTTCGCCCGCGTGACCGTCCTCGAACGGGACGAACTCCCCGAGCACGGCCCCGCGTTCCGCCCCGGCGTGCCGCAGTCCCGGCACGCGCACGTCCTGTGGTCGCGCGGCATCGAGGCCATGGAGCGGCTGCTCCCCGGGATCACGGCCGAGCTGACCGGCGCCGGCGCCGCACTCCTCGAATCCCCGCGCGACTTCCTCTGGCTCAGCCCGGCCGACTGGTTCCAGCCCGTCCCCGGAGCCAGGATGCTGGTCGGCAGCCGCGAGCTGCTCGACTGGACGCTGTGCCGGGCCGTGCGCCGGGACCGCCGCATCGAGGTGCTGGGCGGCCGGCTCGTGACCGGGCTCGTCGCCGGCCCGGACGGCCGCTCCGTCACCGGCGTCACCCTGCGCGACCGCGCCCCGCTGGCCGCCCGCCTGGTGGTCGACGCCACCGGCCGCACCTCCCGGACCCCCGCCTGGCTCGCCGCCCTCGGCCACCCGGCCCCCGAGGTCACCCGGTACGACTCCCACCTCGGCTACTCCAGCCGCCTCTACGCCCTCCCCGAAGCTCCGGCCGCCGGGCCGGCGGCCCGGCGCTGGCGCGGGATGTACGTCCAGGGCCGCACCGACCTCCCGCGCGGCGGAGTGCTCGTCCCGCTGGAGGACGGCCGCTGGCTGGCCACCCTCGTCGGCAACGGCGAGCACGCCCCGCCGACGAAGGACCCCGAGTTCCTGGAGTTCACCCGCACCCTGCGCAGCCCCGCCCTCTACGAGGCCGTCCGCGACGCCGAACCGCTCACCGAACCCGCCGGCTTCCGCGCCACCGCCAACGAGTGGCGCCACTACGAGCGGCTGGACCGCTGGCCCGACGGCCTCCTCGTCATCGGTGACGCCGCCTGCCGCTTCAACCCCGTGTACGGGCACGGCATGACCGTGGCCGCCACCGCCGCGCACGCCCTCGGCGAGGCCCTGGCCGGCCTGCCGGCCCGGCGGATCCCCGCCGAGTGCCCCACCCTCCAGCGGCGTACGGCGGCGGCCTCCGCGGTTGCCTGGCAGATCGCCACCAGCGAGGACCTCCGCTACCCCTGGACCGAGGGCCCGCCGCCCGACCGCGCGACCCGGGTCCTCCAGCGCTACATGTCCCGCGTCATGGCCGGCGCGAACTCCGACCCGGCCATCTCGGCCCCCTTCTTCGGCGTCCTGTCCCTGTCCGCCCCGCCGAACACCCTCCTCGCCCCCGGCACGATGCTGCGCGTCCTGTCGAAGTGGCGCCTGCCCACCGCCCCCGACGCCCCGCCCTACCCGCCGCACCACACCCGGTAG